A single window of Microbispora hainanensis DNA harbors:
- a CDS encoding MFS transporter produces MVGPYRGLFGTPGVKGFVIAGFIGRAPMSMLGIGVILLITAITGSYAKAGAVAATFSIAVAVAGPLTGRLVDRFGQARVLVPLVLMHACSLTTLMLCAHSGTPEWTLYAAGAVSGATGISLGSLVRARWSHVLADPAKLHTAFSFESVADEVIFVGGPAFVTALTIAINPYAGLIAAIVLTVSGTLAFAAMRGTEPPAVRHRGAAGSPIAIPGVALLSAVFLAMGAVFGSVDIITVAFAEEHGSKGAAGLLLASIACGSAVSGLWYGSRHWKISLRARFVRGLSLFAAGLTPVLLMRDVRVMALALFVAGLSISPTIITGFSLVERMVPAAQLNEGMAWVTTSINLGVAVGSWAGGRLTDAFGASNAYGFSYACALLAAVVGLAGSALVRVRHQHTN; encoded by the coding sequence ATGGTCGGGCCGTATCGGGGGCTGTTCGGCACGCCCGGAGTCAAGGGCTTCGTCATCGCGGGGTTCATCGGCCGGGCGCCCATGTCGATGCTCGGCATCGGCGTCATCCTGCTGATCACCGCGATCACCGGCTCGTACGCGAAGGCGGGGGCGGTGGCGGCGACCTTCTCGATCGCGGTCGCCGTGGCCGGGCCCCTCACCGGGCGGCTGGTTGACCGGTTCGGCCAGGCGCGGGTGCTGGTCCCGCTGGTGCTGATGCACGCCTGCTCGCTCACCACCCTGATGCTGTGCGCCCACTCCGGGACGCCCGAGTGGACGCTGTACGCCGCCGGTGCGGTGTCCGGGGCCACCGGGATCTCGCTCGGCTCGCTGGTCCGGGCCCGCTGGTCGCACGTGCTCGCCGATCCCGCCAAGCTGCACACCGCGTTCTCGTTCGAGTCCGTGGCCGACGAGGTGATCTTCGTCGGCGGCCCGGCCTTCGTGACCGCGCTCACGATCGCGATCAACCCCTACGCGGGCCTGATCGCCGCGATCGTGCTGACCGTGTCGGGCACGCTGGCCTTCGCCGCGATGCGCGGCACCGAGCCGCCCGCCGTACGGCACCGGGGGGCGGCCGGGTCCCCGATCGCGATCCCGGGCGTGGCGCTGCTGTCGGCGGTGTTCCTGGCGATGGGCGCGGTGTTCGGCTCCGTCGACATCATCACCGTGGCCTTCGCGGAGGAGCACGGCAGCAAGGGCGCGGCCGGTCTGCTGCTCGCCTCGATCGCGTGCGGCAGCGCGGTCTCCGGCCTGTGGTACGGCTCGCGGCACTGGAAGATCAGCCTGCGCGCCCGGTTCGTCCGGGGGCTCTCGCTGTTCGCCGCCGGGCTCACACCGGTGCTGCTCATGCGCGACGTGCGGGTCATGGCGCTGGCGCTGTTCGTCGCCGGCCTGTCCATCTCGCCCACCATCATCACCGGGTTCTCGCTGGTGGAGCGCATGGTCCCGGCGGCCCAGCTCAACGAGGGCATGGCGTGGGTCACCACCTCGATCAACCTCGGCGTGGCCGTGGGCTCCTGGGCGGGCGGACGGCTGACCGACGCGTTCGGGGCGTCCAACGCGTACGGCTTCTCCTACGCCTGCGCGCTGCTCGCGGCGGTCGTGGGCCTCGCCGGCTCCGCGCTTGTCCGGGTGCGTCACCAGCACACGAACTGA
- a CDS encoding sensor histidine kinase — translation MSEPRDASERRTPQILPPPGEPDAAASSPDVPPPDLAAPDAPASGGGPAPAGPTRRMSSPMGTGPYRSQVPPPPSGPPAWDGPPPLVAHPVQRGNLLNEIRSLQNRVSIRWRLTLTYAALVFVAGALLVMVMYVLIGQAIDIGWQSVPQIFLPRGSVPQEWIDEANHQFAQSQAEVTAVARAELLKRALLALLGVGILALMLGYLVADRALRPVMKMTATARKLSETSLAHERIALQGPDDELKELADTFDAMLTRLNTAFDAQRRFVDNASHELRTPLAINRTVLEVALSDPEASEDLKVLGRTLLGTTARNERLIEGLLLLARSERELSVRKPVDVREVARTAVEQLAPFAEEEGVTVEHDLHPAATTGDPVLIERCVSNLIENGIKHNLGESGKVWVRTGIVDGGAVVQVANTGPHVPAYEVESLFEPFRRLNADRVQSAKGAGLGLSIVRAIVRAHGGTVAAVPRDGGGLVVTVRLSGAGASPGTPQSAR, via the coding sequence GTGAGCGAACCGCGTGACGCCTCCGAGAGGAGGACGCCCCAGATCCTTCCGCCGCCGGGGGAACCGGACGCCGCCGCGTCCTCGCCGGACGTGCCCCCGCCTGACCTGGCGGCTCCGGACGCGCCGGCTTCGGGTGGTGGCCCGGCCCCGGCGGGTCCCACCCGCCGGATGTCGAGCCCGATGGGCACCGGTCCCTACCGCAGCCAGGTGCCGCCGCCGCCCAGCGGCCCGCCCGCATGGGACGGCCCGCCGCCCCTGGTCGCCCATCCGGTGCAGCGGGGCAACCTGCTCAACGAGATCAGGTCGCTGCAGAACCGCGTCAGCATCCGGTGGCGTCTGACCCTCACGTACGCCGCGCTGGTCTTCGTCGCCGGCGCGCTGCTGGTGATGGTCATGTACGTGCTGATCGGCCAGGCGATCGACATCGGCTGGCAGAGCGTGCCGCAGATCTTCCTGCCGCGCGGGAGCGTGCCGCAGGAGTGGATCGACGAGGCCAACCACCAGTTCGCCCAGTCGCAGGCGGAGGTCACCGCCGTGGCGCGGGCCGAGCTGCTGAAGCGTGCCCTGCTGGCCCTGCTGGGCGTGGGGATCCTGGCGCTGATGCTGGGCTATCTCGTGGCCGACCGGGCGCTGCGGCCCGTCATGAAGATGACGGCGACCGCGCGGAAGCTGTCGGAGACCTCGCTCGCCCACGAGCGCATCGCCCTCCAGGGCCCGGACGACGAGCTGAAGGAGCTGGCCGACACCTTCGACGCGATGCTCACCCGGCTCAACACCGCCTTCGACGCCCAGCGCAGGTTCGTGGACAACGCCTCACACGAGCTGCGGACGCCGCTCGCGATCAACCGTACGGTGCTGGAGGTGGCGCTGTCCGACCCCGAGGCGTCGGAGGATCTCAAAGTGCTCGGACGCACGCTGCTCGGCACCACCGCGCGCAACGAGCGGCTGATCGAGGGCCTGCTGCTGCTCGCCCGCAGCGAGCGTGAGCTGTCGGTGCGAAAGCCCGTGGACGTCCGGGAGGTGGCCAGGACCGCCGTCGAGCAGCTGGCCCCCTTCGCCGAGGAAGAGGGCGTCACGGTCGAGCACGACCTTCACCCGGCGGCCACGACGGGCGACCCCGTTCTCATAGAACGCTGCGTGTCCAACCTCATCGAGAACGGCATCAAGCACAACCTTGGCGAGTCCGGAAAAGTATGGGTCCGGACGGGAATTGTGGACGGGGGTGCCGTTGTTCAGGTCGCGAACACGGGACCACACGTTCCCGCGTACGAGGTGGAGAGCCTGTTCGAGCCGTTCCGGCGGCTGAATGCCGACCGGGTTCAATCCGCCAAGGGCGCGGGTCTCGGCCTGTCCATCGTGCGCGCGATCGTACGCGCGCACGGCGGAACGGTCGCCGCCGTCCCCCGCGACGGGGGTGGTCTCGTGGTGACGGTGCGTCTCTCCGGAGCCGGGGCTTCTCCGGGGACACCACAGTCGGCGCGCTGA
- a CDS encoding response regulator transcription factor, producing the protein MRVLVVEDERVLADAIATGLRREAMAVDVAYDGAAALEKTAYIDYDVIVLDRDLPKVHGDEVARRLVAQRSASRIIMLTAAGDVDDKVEGLELGADDYLAKPFVFMELVARVRALGRRSAPPLPPVLERAGIRLDPGRRQVTRDGAEVHLTKKEFAVLEELMRAEGAVVSQEDLLDKAWDENIDPFTNVVRVTMMTLRKKLGDPPVIETVPGVGYRL; encoded by the coding sequence ATGCGCGTGCTTGTGGTGGAGGACGAGCGGGTGCTCGCGGACGCGATCGCCACCGGCCTCCGCCGGGAGGCGATGGCCGTGGACGTCGCCTACGACGGTGCCGCCGCCCTGGAGAAGACCGCCTACATCGACTACGACGTGATCGTGCTCGACCGTGATCTGCCCAAGGTGCACGGCGACGAGGTGGCCCGCCGCCTGGTCGCCCAGCGGTCGGCCTCGCGGATCATCATGCTGACGGCCGCGGGCGACGTGGACGACAAGGTCGAGGGGCTGGAGCTCGGCGCCGACGACTATCTGGCCAAGCCTTTCGTGTTCATGGAGCTCGTGGCCCGGGTGCGCGCGCTCGGCCGCAGGTCCGCGCCGCCGCTGCCGCCCGTGCTCGAACGCGCCGGCATCCGGCTCGACCCCGGCAGGCGGCAGGTGACCAGGGACGGGGCCGAGGTCCACCTCACCAAGAAGGAGTTCGCGGTGCTGGAGGAGCTGATGCGGGCCGAGGGCGCCGTCGTCAGCCAGGAGGACCTGCTCGACAAGGCGTGGGACGAGAACATCGACCCGTTCACCAACGTGGTCAGGGTGACCATGATGACGCTGCGCAAGAAGCTGGGCGATCCACCGGTCATCGAGACCGTGCCCGGCGTCGGATACCGGCTGTGA
- a CDS encoding inositol monophosphatase family protein — translation MDQREDRHDRARVEELLELATGIAEEAGQMLLAKRPARPEVLATKSSPTDVVTALDRAAEELIRGRIAEARPHDAVLGEEGGDTPGEGVVRWVVDPIDGTVNFLYGLPDWAVSIGVEVDGEIVAGVVHNVPRGEVFTASKGGGAWLRGERLRCNTGVPLAKALVATGFGYAAGRRRVQAEMLAQVLPQVRDIRRGGSCAIDLCSVAAGRVDAYYERGTNYWDHAAAGLIAQEAGARVAGLKGKPVGPDMALSAAPGLFEELHDLLVPLDPERD, via the coding sequence ATGGACCAGCGGGAGGACCGGCATGACCGCGCGCGGGTGGAGGAGCTGCTGGAGCTGGCGACCGGCATAGCCGAGGAGGCCGGTCAGATGCTCCTTGCCAAGCGGCCCGCGCGACCGGAGGTGCTCGCCACCAAGTCGAGCCCCACCGACGTCGTCACGGCGCTCGACCGGGCCGCCGAGGAGCTGATCCGCGGCAGGATCGCCGAGGCCAGGCCGCACGACGCCGTCCTCGGCGAGGAGGGCGGAGACACCCCCGGCGAGGGCGTCGTCCGGTGGGTCGTCGATCCCATCGACGGCACCGTCAACTTCCTGTACGGCCTGCCCGACTGGGCGGTGAGCATCGGCGTGGAAGTGGACGGCGAGATCGTCGCGGGAGTGGTGCACAACGTGCCGCGCGGCGAGGTGTTCACGGCGTCGAAGGGCGGCGGCGCCTGGCTGAGGGGCGAGCGGCTGCGCTGCAACACCGGCGTCCCGCTGGCCAAGGCCCTCGTCGCCACCGGGTTCGGCTACGCGGCCGGCCGGCGCCGGGTGCAGGCCGAGATGCTGGCGCAGGTGCTGCCCCAGGTCAGGGACATCCGGCGCGGCGGCTCGTGCGCGATCGATCTCTGCTCGGTCGCCGCGGGCCGGGTAGACGCCTACTACGAGCGCGGCACCAACTACTGGGACCACGCGGCGGCGGGCCTGATCGCCCAGGAGGCCGGGGCCCGCGTCGCCGGTCTGAAGGGCAAACCGGTCGGCCCGGACATGGCGCTGAGCGCGGCCCCGGGCCTCTTCGAGGAGCTGCACGACCTGCTCGTCCCCCTCGACCCCGAGCGCGACTGA
- a CDS encoding ferrochelatase yields the protein MVSTNGYDALLVVSFGGPEKPDDVMPFLENVVRGRGVPRERLLEVEAHYQGFGGVSPINQQCRDLIAALDVDLPVYWGNRNWHPFLEDTVRQMKEDGVRKAAAFVTAAYSSYSSCRQYLDDIARARAAVPGAPEIVKLRHYYDHPGFIAAMADHTRQALDRLPAGVREQARLVFTAHSIPVSMARTAGPTGGAYEAQLRRAAELVTAQVDEGRSWDLVWQSRSGPPQVPWLEPDVCDHLEALHAEGVPSAVLVPIGFVSDHMEVVYDLDVEAAATAEKLGMALTRASTAGTHPRFVSMVSELLAEPEPAPCAATCCPAPVRPAARPGQ from the coding sequence ATGGTGAGCACCAACGGATACGACGCCCTGCTCGTCGTCTCCTTCGGCGGGCCGGAGAAGCCCGACGACGTCATGCCGTTCCTGGAGAACGTCGTGCGCGGCCGGGGCGTGCCGCGTGAGCGGCTGCTGGAGGTCGAGGCGCACTACCAGGGGTTCGGCGGCGTCAGCCCGATCAACCAGCAGTGCCGCGACCTGATCGCCGCGCTCGACGTCGACCTGCCGGTCTACTGGGGCAACCGCAACTGGCACCCGTTCCTGGAGGACACGGTCCGGCAGATGAAGGAGGACGGCGTCCGCAAGGCGGCGGCCTTCGTCACCGCGGCCTACAGCTCCTACTCGTCGTGCCGGCAGTATCTCGACGACATCGCCCGTGCCCGTGCCGCCGTCCCCGGCGCTCCGGAGATCGTGAAGCTCCGCCACTACTACGACCATCCCGGCTTCATCGCGGCGATGGCCGACCACACCCGCCAGGCCCTCGACCGGCTGCCCGCCGGCGTCCGGGAGCAGGCACGGCTCGTGTTCACCGCGCACAGCATCCCCGTCTCCATGGCCCGCACCGCCGGGCCCACCGGGGGCGCGTACGAGGCCCAGCTCAGGCGGGCCGCCGAGCTGGTGACCGCGCAGGTGGACGAGGGGCGGTCGTGGGACCTGGTCTGGCAGAGCCGCAGCGGCCCGCCGCAGGTGCCCTGGCTGGAGCCCGACGTCTGCGACCACCTGGAGGCGCTGCACGCCGAGGGTGTGCCGTCGGCCGTCCTGGTGCCCATCGGGTTCGTCTCCGACCACATGGAGGTCGTCTACGACCTCGACGTGGAGGCGGCGGCCACGGCCGAGAAGCTCGGCATGGCCCTCACCAGGGCCTCGACCGCGGGCACCCATCCGCGGTTCGTGTCGATGGTGTCCGAGCTGCTCGCCGAGCCGGAGCCCGCCCCGTGCGCGGCGACCTGCTGCCCCGCCCCCGTCCGGCCCGCCGCACGCCCCGGCCAATAG
- a CDS encoding DUF4193 domain-containing protein encodes MATDYDSPRKTDDDLNEDSLQELQARRSDKSSGSIDIDETDLAESLELPGADLSNEELSLRVIPRQADEFTCSRCFLVHHRSQLASEKNGQQVCRECAA; translated from the coding sequence ATGGCTACCGACTACGACAGCCCGCGTAAGACCGACGACGATCTGAACGAGGACAGCCTTCAGGAACTCCAGGCGCGTAGGAGCGACAAGTCGTCGGGCAGCATCGACATCGACGAGACCGATCTGGCCGAGTCGCTGGAGCTGCCGGGGGCGGATCTGTCGAACGAGGAGCTTTCGCTGCGGGTGATTCCTCGGCAGGCCGACGAATTCACCTGCTCGCGGTGCTTCCTGGTGCACCACCGCAGCCAGCTGGCCTCGGAGAAGAACGGCCAGCAGGTCTGCCGCGAGTGCGCCGCCTAG
- a CDS encoding S9 family peptidase codes for MTQFPDIREYTALPRVNSLRLSPDGTRLVSVVQSLNPDGKSYGTALWEIPQEPGGEPHRLTRSAKGEAGAEFAPDGTLFFVSRRPDETVKESGGETAALWLLPERGEPARVATRPGGVSAVRAAGGTVVYASEVLPGDEATEEERRKARDEAGVSAILHEGYPVRYWDHDLGPAQTRLFAGRAGGEGLEDVRDLTPEPGGALDGHMSFDVTPDGRTVIATWRVPLGNGDLRWDLVAIDAEDGSRRTLATSEGHDFMGPIRVSPDGRHVACLREHHGTEETPIALDLWVVDLATGEGRAVAEEIFPGSVAWAPSSRELFFSADHRGRRPVFHVTLDGDVTRLTSDDGAYAELCPAPDGSVYALRGAIDSPPRPVRVAADGSVTTLPSPTPPLDLPGTLTEVTATAEDGTEIRGWLVVPADATAENPAPFLLWIHGGPVSSWNDWSWRWNPWIMARHGYAVLLPDPCMSTGYGQDMIRRGWGDWGPVTHADLMAITDECLKRPEIDEQRTAAMGGSFGGYMANWVAGHTDRFRAIVTHASLWNLDQFAGTTDGANFWQREFGAPGSARYERLSPNRSLGDIRTPILVIHGDKDYRVPIGEGLRLWWDLQRSGVESKFLYFPDENHWVLKPGNAVAWYETVLAFLAQHVLGKEWTRPPSLG; via the coding sequence GTGACCCAATTTCCGGACATCCGCGAATACACGGCTCTGCCGCGCGTGAACTCCCTGCGGCTGTCGCCCGACGGGACCCGGCTCGTGTCCGTGGTCCAGTCCCTCAACCCCGACGGCAAGTCGTACGGCACGGCGCTGTGGGAGATCCCCCAGGAGCCCGGGGGCGAGCCCCACCGGCTGACCCGGTCGGCGAAGGGCGAGGCGGGGGCCGAGTTCGCCCCCGACGGGACCCTGTTCTTCGTCTCCCGCAGGCCCGACGAAACGGTGAAGGAGAGCGGCGGCGAGACCGCCGCCCTGTGGCTGCTGCCCGAGCGTGGCGAGCCGGCGCGCGTGGCCACCCGCCCCGGCGGGGTCTCCGCTGTGCGGGCGGCCGGCGGCACGGTCGTCTACGCCTCCGAGGTGCTGCCCGGCGACGAGGCCACCGAGGAGGAGCGCCGCAAGGCCCGCGACGAGGCCGGGGTCAGCGCGATCCTGCACGAGGGCTATCCGGTGCGCTACTGGGACCACGACCTCGGCCCGGCGCAGACCAGGCTCTTCGCCGGCCGCGCCGGGGGCGAGGGCCTGGAGGACGTGCGCGACCTCACGCCGGAGCCCGGCGGCGCGCTGGACGGGCACATGTCGTTCGACGTCACCCCGGACGGCCGCACCGTGATCGCGACCTGGCGGGTTCCGCTGGGGAACGGCGACCTCCGCTGGGACCTCGTCGCGATCGACGCCGAAGACGGATCCCGGCGCACGCTCGCGACGTCCGAGGGGCACGACTTCATGGGGCCGATCAGGGTGTCGCCCGACGGGCGGCACGTCGCCTGCCTGCGGGAGCACCACGGCACCGAGGAGACGCCGATCGCGCTCGACCTGTGGGTGGTCGACCTGGCCACCGGCGAAGGGCGCGCGGTCGCCGAGGAGATCTTCCCCGGCTCTGTCGCGTGGGCGCCCTCCTCGCGGGAGCTGTTCTTCTCCGCCGACCACCGGGGCCGCAGGCCGGTCTTCCACGTCACCTTGGACGGCGACGTCACCAGGCTGACCTCCGACGACGGCGCTTACGCCGAGCTGTGCCCGGCGCCCGACGGTTCGGTCTACGCCCTGCGCGGCGCGATCGACTCGCCGCCGCGTCCGGTGCGCGTGGCCGCCGACGGGTCGGTGACCACGCTGCCCTCGCCCACGCCGCCGCTCGACCTGCCCGGCACGCTGACCGAGGTGACCGCCACGGCCGAGGACGGCACCGAGATCCGGGGCTGGCTGGTCGTCCCCGCGGACGCGACCGCCGAGAACCCGGCGCCGTTCCTGCTGTGGATCCACGGCGGCCCGGTGTCGAGCTGGAACGACTGGAGCTGGCGCTGGAACCCCTGGATCATGGCCAGGCACGGCTACGCCGTGCTGCTGCCCGACCCCTGCATGTCCACGGGCTACGGCCAGGACATGATCCGGCGGGGCTGGGGCGACTGGGGGCCGGTGACTCACGCCGACCTCATGGCGATCACCGACGAGTGCCTCAAGCGGCCGGAGATCGACGAGCAGCGGACGGCGGCGATGGGCGGCTCGTTCGGCGGCTACATGGCCAACTGGGTCGCGGGACACACCGACAGGTTCCGGGCCATCGTGACGCACGCCTCGCTGTGGAACCTCGACCAGTTCGCCGGCACCACCGACGGCGCCAACTTCTGGCAGCGTGAGTTCGGCGCTCCCGGGTCCGCCCGCTACGAGCGGCTGTCGCCCAACCGGTCGCTGGGCGACATCAGGACGCCGATACTGGTGATCCACGGCGACAAGGACTACCGCGTGCCGATCGGCGAGGGCCTGCGGCTGTGGTGGGATCTCCAGCGCTCGGGGGTCGAGTCGAAGTTCCTCTACTTCCCAGACGAGAATCACTGGGTGCTCAAGCCCGGCAACGCGGTCGCCTGGTATGAGACGGTTCTGGCCTTCCTGGCGCAGCACGTCCTGGGCAAGGAGTGGACCCGGCCGCCGTCCCTGGGCTGA
- a CDS encoding lytic transglycosylase domain-containing protein: MRSSTHSASTRLRPIVTGLAVVIFTVMAAGTAFLATWPGDGALAAGGGPAEKDRARGGDPRPAARATAQSLVPDRTLPSSAPVIGGPGVQVTLPHLIAISPKQVPQSTLLKIAKLRHVQKVAVADGGQVRVSGTALRLLAVDPATFRSWTPKNVADHPEVWSALARGELVADPAAIKRLGMVLGAEYQIDGGPRLRVAASASLGLPGVDGLVSRDLGRRLGFPSGVVVLVHGDAAKVSDKSVARLLGKSAQVVRVGAAAVRPRPQAQATPGHALVGRPTSYLDLYQRSATVCPGLSWTVLAAIGQVESGHGRNNGPSSAGALGPMQFMPATWKAYGVDGDGDGEADIWSPYDAVPSAAKYLCANGAGAGGEKLRKAVWFYNHSWDYVNKVLSLADAYARAYAS; this comes from the coding sequence GTGAGGTCGTCCACTCATTCCGCCTCCACACGGCTGCGCCCGATCGTGACCGGCCTCGCGGTCGTGATCTTCACTGTTATGGCCGCGGGCACCGCCTTTCTGGCCACCTGGCCGGGCGACGGCGCACTCGCGGCCGGTGGCGGCCCGGCGGAGAAAGACCGCGCGCGGGGCGGCGATCCCCGTCCCGCCGCGCGGGCGACGGCGCAGAGCCTCGTGCCCGACCGCACGCTGCCGTCGAGCGCGCCCGTCATCGGCGGGCCCGGCGTGCAGGTCACGCTGCCGCACCTGATCGCGATCTCCCCCAAGCAGGTGCCGCAGAGCACGCTGTTGAAGATCGCCAAGCTGCGGCACGTGCAGAAGGTGGCGGTCGCCGACGGCGGCCAGGTGCGCGTGTCCGGCACGGCCCTGCGGCTGCTCGCGGTCGACCCGGCCACGTTCCGGTCGTGGACGCCGAAGAACGTGGCCGACCACCCGGAGGTGTGGAGCGCGCTGGCGCGGGGCGAGCTGGTCGCGGACCCGGCGGCGATCAAACGTCTCGGCATGGTGCTGGGCGCGGAATACCAGATCGACGGCGGCCCCAGGCTGCGCGTGGCGGCCTCGGCCTCGCTCGGGCTGCCCGGCGTGGACGGCCTGGTCAGCCGGGACCTGGGCCGCAGGCTCGGCTTCCCCTCCGGCGTCGTGGTGCTGGTGCACGGCGACGCGGCCAAGGTGAGCGACAAGTCGGTCGCGCGTCTGCTCGGCAAGAGCGCGCAGGTCGTGCGGGTCGGCGCGGCTGCCGTACGGCCGCGGCCGCAGGCGCAGGCGACCCCGGGACATGCCCTGGTGGGACGGCCCACGAGCTACCTGGACCTCTACCAGCGGTCCGCCACCGTCTGCCCCGGCCTGTCGTGGACCGTCCTCGCCGCCATCGGCCAGGTCGAGAGCGGCCACGGCCGCAACAACGGCCCCTCGTCGGCGGGGGCGCTCGGGCCGATGCAGTTCATGCCCGCCACCTGGAAGGCGTACGGCGTGGACGGCGACGGCGACGGCGAGGCGGACATCTGGAGCCCCTACGACGCCGTGCCGTCGGCCGCCAAATACCTGTGCGCCAACGGGGCCGGCGCGGGTGGCGAGAAGCTCAGGAAGGCCGTCTGGTTCTACAACCACTCCTGGGACTACGTGAACAAGGTGCTGTCGCTCGCCGACGCGTACGCCCGCGCGTACGCCTCCTGA
- a CDS encoding DUF4235 domain-containing protein, giving the protein MADKAREAERELSATDKPDMQWRIVGGLLGLAVGFCSRKVLAFAWERATGKKPPASVDSPEIGLGEAIAYAVVMGLGMEITRIVVTRSAAKKWRSWKDAARDITP; this is encoded by the coding sequence ATGGCGGACAAGGCGCGGGAGGCCGAGCGCGAACTCAGCGCGACGGACAAGCCCGACATGCAGTGGCGGATCGTCGGCGGCCTGCTCGGCCTGGCGGTCGGCTTCTGCTCGCGCAAGGTTCTGGCGTTCGCGTGGGAGAGGGCGACCGGCAAGAAGCCGCCGGCGAGCGTCGACTCCCCCGAGATCGGGCTCGGCGAGGCCATCGCGTACGCCGTGGTGATGGGCCTGGGCATGGAGATCACGCGAATCGTCGTCACGCGCTCGGCGGCGAAGAAGTGGCGCTCCTGGAAGGACGCCGCCCGGGACATCACTCCCTAG
- a CDS encoding alpha,alpha-trehalose-phosphate synthase (UDP-forming), with product MRGTSSFLIVANRLPVDRVGENEWRRSPGGLVTAIAPVMQRRDGAWLGWTGAAGEELKPFDHDGMHLIPIPLSQLEVELYYEGFSNATLWPLYHDVVATPVYSRVLWDAYRAVNERFARAAADAAAPGAVVWVQDYQLQLVPAMLRRLRPDLKIGFFLHIPFPPGELFYQLPWRNEILEGLLGADLVGFQRPGGAHNFLRLCRRLLGLPHLRNAIQLEDRTVRAEAFPISVDFSEMDQLVREPRIQQRAKEIRAELGDPEHVLLGVDRLDYTKGIGQRLKAFGELLDDGAIKPDEAVFVQVATPTRERVAEYIRLRNDIELRVGRINGEHGVLGRMPISYLHQSYNKEELAALYCAADVMVVTPLRDGMNLVAKEYVACRHDLRGALVLSEFAGAADELRQAYMVNPYDIAGMKRAMLTAMRATPHELARRMRSLRRRVATYDVDRWASDFLQALESGEPAASRE from the coding sequence ATGCGTGGCACCAGCTCGTTTCTGATCGTCGCGAACCGGCTGCCGGTCGATCGTGTGGGCGAGAACGAATGGCGGCGCAGCCCGGGCGGGCTCGTCACCGCCATCGCGCCCGTCATGCAACGGCGTGACGGGGCCTGGCTCGGCTGGACCGGGGCGGCAGGGGAGGAGCTGAAGCCCTTCGACCACGACGGGATGCACCTGATCCCCATCCCGCTGTCCCAGCTTGAGGTCGAGCTCTACTACGAAGGCTTCTCCAACGCCACGCTGTGGCCGCTCTACCACGACGTCGTCGCCACGCCCGTCTACTCGCGCGTGCTCTGGGACGCCTACCGGGCCGTCAACGAGCGGTTCGCCCGCGCGGCCGCGGACGCCGCCGCGCCGGGCGCGGTCGTGTGGGTGCAGGACTACCAGCTCCAGCTCGTGCCGGCGATGCTGCGCAGGCTGCGGCCCGACCTGAAGATCGGGTTCTTCCTGCACATCCCGTTCCCGCCGGGCGAGCTGTTCTACCAGTTGCCCTGGCGCAACGAGATCCTCGAAGGGCTGCTCGGGGCAGATCTCGTGGGCTTCCAGCGGCCGGGAGGCGCCCACAACTTCCTGCGGCTGTGCCGCCGGCTGCTCGGCCTGCCGCACCTCCGCAACGCGATCCAGCTCGAGGACCGGACGGTCCGCGCCGAGGCGTTCCCGATCTCGGTCGACTTCAGTGAGATGGACCAGCTCGTCCGCGAGCCCCGCATCCAGCAGCGGGCCAAGGAGATCCGGGCCGAGCTGGGCGATCCCGAGCACGTGCTGCTCGGCGTCGACCGGCTCGACTACACCAAGGGCATCGGCCAGCGGCTCAAGGCGTTCGGCGAGCTGCTCGACGACGGCGCGATCAAGCCGGACGAGGCGGTCTTCGTGCAGGTGGCCACGCCCACCCGCGAGCGGGTCGCCGAATACATCCGGCTGCGCAACGACATCGAGCTGAGGGTGGGGCGCATCAACGGCGAGCACGGCGTGCTCGGCCGCATGCCGATCTCGTATCTCCACCAGTCGTACAACAAGGAGGAGCTGGCGGCGCTCTACTGCGCGGCCGACGTCATGGTCGTCACGCCGCTGCGCGACGGCATGAACCTCGTCGCCAAGGAGTACGTCGCCTGCCGCCACGACCTGCGCGGGGCGCTCGTGCTGAGCGAGTTCGCGGGCGCGGCCGACGAGCTGCGCCAGGCGTACATGGTCAATCCGTACGACATCGCCGGCATGAAGCGGGCGATGCTGACGGCGATGCGGGCGACCCCGCACGAGCTGGCGCGCCGGATGCGCTCGCTCAGGCGCAGGGTCGCGACCTACGACGTGGACAGGTGGGCCAGCGACTTCCTGCAGGCCCTGGAGTCGGGGGAGCCTGCCGCCTCTAGGGAGTGA